Proteins from a single region of Felis catus isolate Fca126 chromosome B4, F.catus_Fca126_mat1.0, whole genome shotgun sequence:
- the IL22 gene encoding interleukin-22, whose protein sequence is MAALQKPGSSSLMGPLAASCLLLIALWTQGGLAVPISSHCRLDGSNFQQPYITNRTFMLAKEASLADNNTDVRLIGEKLFYEVNMGERCYLMKQVLNFTLEEVLLPQSDRFQPYMQEVVPFLARLSNKLSQCHIDSDDQHIQRNVQNLKDTVKKLGENGEIKVIGELDLLFMALRNALSLTTSDSPYVLLSSVVGGRTGGGKHMGFGVL, encoded by the exons ATGGCCGCCCTGCAGAAACCTGGGAGCTCTTCCCTTATGGGACCTCTGGCCGCTAGCTGCCTCCTTCTCATTGCCCTGTGGACGCAGGGAGGATTGGCTGTGCCCATCAGTTCACACTGCAGGCTTGACGGGTCCAACTTCCAGCAGCCCTATATCACCAACCGCACCTTCATGTTGGCTAAGGAG gcTAGTTTGGCAGATAACAACACAGATGTTCGTCTCATTGGGGAGAAACTGTTCTACGAAGTCAAT ATGGGAGAGCGCTGCTATCTGATGAAGCAGGTGCTGAACTTCACCCTTGAAGAAGTGCTGCTCCCCCAATCTGATAGGTTCCAGCCCTACATGCAGGAGGTGGTGCCCTTCCTGGCCAGGCTCAGCAACAAACTAAGCCAATGT CATATTGACAGTGATGACCAGCATATCCAGAGAAATGTGCAAAACCTGAAGGACACAGTGAAAAAG CTTGGAGAGAATGGAGAGATCAAAGTAATTGGAGAACTGGATTTGCTGTTTATGGCCCTGAGAAATGCCT TGTCCCTCACAACCTCAGATAGTCCCTATGTCCTGCTCTCCAGTGTGGTGGGAGGCCGCACGGGCGGTGGGAAGCACATGGGCTTTGGGGTCTTGTGA